A part of Molothrus aeneus isolate 106 unplaced genomic scaffold, BPBGC_Maene_1.0 scaffold_30, whole genome shotgun sequence genomic DNA contains:
- the MECP2 gene encoding methyl-CpG-binding protein 2: MAAAAPSGDEGRLEEKSEENLQRPPKAKKPKKERKEPEQPAAEPAEAGKAESSEGAGAAPAAPEASASPKQRRSIIRDRGPMYDDPTLPEGWTRKLKQRKSGRSAGKYDVYLINPQGKAFRSKVELIAYFEKVGDTSLDPNDFDFTVTGRGSPSRREQRPPKKPKSPKGPGTGRGRGRPKGSGGGGGSARPKAASAVSEGGSAAKRALEKPPGKLLVKMPFSPGQPGPAAPPAPRRPGRKRRAEPDSPAVPKKRGRKPAGAAGPGGPGGPDKKAATPPAVQETVLPIKKRKTRETVVVETVTMAATATATTTTTTTTPRPPPTPPGSRGPRSARSPGRRSKEGSPKAPPPPPPPPPPPPPPPQDLSGCSEQRGGPAAPDGCAKEPPKTQQPPPPPPLPPSPPYKHRGEPEHKDSASSSSTSSSSSSSSSSSSSSSSSSSAPPPPPPPPSVAVPRPPAREEPVDTRTPVPERVS, encoded by the exons GGAGGAGAAGTCCGAGGAGAACCTGCAGCGGCCGCCCAAGGCCAAGAAGCCCAAGAAGGAGCGCAAGGAGCCGGAGCAGCCCGCGGCCGAGCCCGCCGAGGCCGGCAAGGCCGAGAGCTCGgagggggccggggcggcgccggCGGCCCCGGAGGCGTCGGCGTCGCCGAAGCAGCGGCGCTCCATCATCCGCGACCGCGGGCCCATGTACGACGACCCCACGCTGCCCGAGGGCTGGACACGCAAACTCAAACAGCGCAAATCCGGCCGCTCGGCCGGCAAGTACGACGTCTACCTGATCAA CCCGCAGGGAAAAGCCTTCCGCTCCAAGGTGGAGCTGATCGCCTACTTCGAGAAGGTGGGGGACACCTCGCTGGACCCCAACGACTTCGACTTCACCGTCACCGGCCGGGGCAGCCCCTCGCGCCGCGAGCAGCGCCCGCCCAAGAAGCCCAAATCGCCCAAAGGCCCCGGCACCGGCCGCGGCCGGGGGCGGCCCAAGGGCAGCGGCGGCGGaggcggcagcgcccggcccaaGGCGGCCTCGGCCGTGTCCGAGGGGGGCTCTGCGGCCAAACGGGCTCTGGAGAAGCCCCCCGGCAAGCTGCTGGTCAAGATGCCGTTCTCCCCGGGCCAGCcgggccccgcggccccgccggccccgcggcggCCGGGCCGTAAGCGCCGGGCCGAGCCGGACAGTCCGGCCGTGCCCAAGAAACGCGGGCGCAAaccggcgggggcggcggggccgggggggccgggcggCCCCGACAAGAAGGCGGCGACTCCCCCGGCCGTGCAGGAGACCGTGCTGCCCATCAAGAAGAGGAAGACGAGGGAGACGGTGGTGGTGGAAACGGTGACGATGGCGGCCACCGCGACCGCCACGACGACAACGACGACGACGacgccgcggccgccgccgacCCCGCCGGGTTCCCGCGGCccccgcagcgcccgcagccccggccggcGCAGCAAGGAGGGCAGCCCCAAGG cccccccccccccgccgcccccgccgccgccgccgccgccgcccccccaGGACTTGAGCGGGTGCTCGGAGCAGAGGGGGGGTCCCGCGGCCCCCGACGGCTGCGCCAAGGAGCCCCCTAAGACTCAgcagcccccgccgccgccgccgctgccgccgtcGCCGCCCTACAAACACCGAGGGGAGCCCGAGCACAAAGActctgcctcctcttcctccacctcctcctcctcctcctcttcctcctcttcatcctcctcctcctcgtcgtCCTCgtcggcgccgccgccgcccccgcccccccccaGCGTGGCCGTGCCGCGGCCCCCGGCCCGCGAGGAGCCGGTGGACACGCGGACGCCTGTGCCCGAGCGGGTCAGCTGA